The proteins below are encoded in one region of Choloepus didactylus isolate mChoDid1 chromosome Y unlocalized genomic scaffold, mChoDid1.pri SUPER_Y_unloc1, whole genome shotgun sequence:
- the LOC119525873 gene encoding protein tweety homolog 2-like, producing the protein MTSEPPPPPPLRAGALRTGSPRARVGSYRATCVCRLGSRERPAEGCRGAGVCAAARGAGAEPAIDTGGSPTSCLVTCLGLAKHSKCLLALMLCCGVLALILSWASLAADTAAAVGTSDFCVAPDTFILNITQGQVRTEVTRYYLYCSQSASSPFQQVLTVFQRSLTTMQIQIGGLLQFAVPHFPSAEGDLLEIQLLLNSSEAGLHQLTAMLDCRGLHKDYLDALTGVCYDGIEGLLYLGLFSLLAALAFSIMICTGPRAWRHFATRDRDYDDIDDDDPFNPQARRIAAYNPPRGQLHSFCSYSSGLGSQTSLQPPAQTISNAPVSEYMNQAVLFGGNPRYENVPLIGRGSPPPTYSTETCDTRWLFRERPAEGCRGAGVCAAARGAGAEPAIE; encoded by the exons atGACATCGGAG ccgccgccgccgccgccgctgcgggCGGGTGCTCTGCGCACGGGAAGCCCCCGGGCCCGGGTGGGCTCGTACCGGGCCACGTGTGTGTGCCGTTTGGGAAGCCGCGAGCGCCCGGCCGAGGGGTGCCGGGGCGCGGGCGTCTGCGCTGCTGCCCGGGGAGCCGGCGCCGAGCCCGCGATCGA TACAGGTGGCTCTCCTACCTCCTGCCTGGTCACCTGCCTGGGACTGGCCAAGCACTCCAAGTGTCTGCTCGCCTTGATGCTGTGCTGCGGGGTGCTGGCCCTGATTCTCAGCTGGGCTTCCCTGGCTGCAGACACCGCCGCCGCCGTGGGCACCAGTGACTTCTGCGTGGCTCCTGACACCTTCATCCTGAACATCACACAGGGCCAGGTTAGAACAGAGGTGACCCGCTACTACCTGTACTGCAGCCAGAGTGCAAGCAGCCCCTTCCAACAGGTGCTGACTGTCTTCCAGCGCTCACTGACCACCATGCAGATCCAGATTGGGGGGCTGCTGCAGTTTGCCGTGCCCCACTTCCCCTCGGCAGAGGGAGATCTGCTCGAGATCCAGCTGCTGCTGAACTCATCTGAGGCCGGCCTTCACCAGCTGACGGCCATGCTGGATTGTCGGGGGCTGCACAAGGACTACCTGGATGCCCTCACTGGCGTCTGCTACGACGGCATCGAGGGCTTGCTCTACCTCGGCCTCTTCTCCCTCCTGGCTGCCCTGGCCTTCTCCATCATGATCTGCACGGGGCCACGGGCCTGGAGACACTTTGCCACCAGGGACAGGGACTATGATGACATCGACGACGATGACCCCTTTAACCCCCAGGCCCGGCGCATCGCCGCTTACAACCCCCCTCGTGGGCAGCTTCACAGCTTCTGCAGCTACAGCAGCGGCCTGGGCAGCCAGACCAGCCTCCAGCCCCCTGCCCAGACCATCTCCAATGCTCCTGTCTCTGAGTACATGAACCAAGCCGTGCTCTTCGGCGGGAACCCACGCTACGAGAATGTTCCGCTCATCGGAAGAGGCTCCCCCCCTCCCACGTACTCTACAGaaacgtgtgatacccgatggttatt CCGCGAGCGCCCGGCCGAGGGGTGCCGGGGCGCGGGCGTCTGCGCTGCTGCCCGGGGAGCCGGCGCCGAGCCCGCGATCGAGTAA